AATTTCAACAAGATTCAGGAATTGACATTATCCCATCAAACGACTTCTCGTTTTACGACCAGGTAGCCGACCATATTTTTATGTTTGGTGCAATTCCTTCACGTTTTAACAAACTGTCCTCAAAGCTAAAAAACATTGATCTGTACTTTGCTATGTGCCGTGGATACCAAAAAGATGGATTTGATGTTACTCCGCTTGAAATGACAAAGTGGTTCGACACCAATTACCACTACCTGGTGCCGGAGTTTGAAAAAAACCAACAATTTAAACTTAACAGCAACAAGGTAATTGATGAGTTTAATGAAGCTCTGAAAGCCGGAATTAAAACAAAGCCGGTTTTGCTTGGGCCATTTTCTTTTCTGAAACTTGGTAAAGAAAAATCGACCGACTTTAATCGTTTGGATTTGATACATGCCCTTTTACCGGTTTATATCGAACTTATCGGCCAAATGGAAAATACCGGTATCGATTGCATCCAAATTGATGAGCCTTGCCTGTCAGGAGATTTAAGCCACCCCGAACAACAACTCTTCCGTGCTGTATTAACCGAACTTTTTGGTTCTTTCCCTTCGATAAAATTTATACTTACCAGCTATTTTGATGGGATTGAAAAACAAATTGAATGGGTAAAATGTTTGCCACTTGAAGTTTTGCATCTTGATTTGGTACGTGCACCTAAACAGTTGGATTTGTTCCTCGAAAAAATACCAAAATTTTTAACCCTTTCGCTTGGATTGGTTGATGGCAGAAACATTTGGGCCAACAACCTGCAAGAGTCGCTGGAGATAATACAAAAAACTGCTGAAAAAATTGGCACCGACCGGATTATTCTGGCTCCTTCGTGTTCATTATTGCACGTTCCGTATAATCTTGAAAACGAAAACGACGAAACCAATCTCCCTCTTTTTGTCAAAAAGAAAATGGCTTTTGCTTTTCAGAAAATAAACGAGCTTGTATTACTGAAAGAACTGGCTTCAGACAAGCCTTCAGAACAAGTTCAAAAGAAGCTAAAAAACAACACCCTGGTGTTTAAAAACTGGTCTGAGAATCCGGCAATAAACAATTCTAAAGTGCGAGAGCAAGTTTCTGAAGTTCAGAATAAATGGAGTGAAATAGACCGAAAATCAGACTTTAATGAAAGAATTCGCAAACAACAGAAAAAACTAAATCTGCCTCCTTTTCCAACCACAATGATAGGCTCGTTGCCGCAAACTACCGAGGTTCGGAAAATGCGCCGCAATTTTATAAACGGAGACGTTTCGAAAAAGAAATACAATGAGTTTATCGAAGCAGCTATAAAAAATGCCGTTAATTGGCAGGAAGAAGTTGGGATTGATGTGCTTGTACATGGCGAATTTGAGCGAAACGACATGGTTGAATTTTTTGGTGAGCAACTGGAAGGTTTCGCCCGGACTCAAAACGGCTGGGTACAGAGTTACGGTTCGCGTGGAGTAAAACCACCCATCATTTTCGGCGATGTTTTTCGCAAAACACCAATGACCGTCGATATCTCGAAGTTGGCACAATCGTTTACCGCAAAACCGATGAAAGGAATGCTCACCGGTCCGGTTACTATTCTTCAGTGGTCGTTTGTGCGCAACGATCAATCACGAAAAAACACCACCATACAACTGGGGCTGGTCATTCGCGACGAAGTACTTAACCTCGAAAAAGCAGGATTGCCAATCATTCAAATTGATGAACCAGCTTTGCGCGAAGGCCTGCCAATAAAAAAAGAAAACCAAACCGACTATTTAAACTGGGCCGTAAAATGCTTTAAACTTTGTAGCTGGGGCGTAAAAGACGAAACACAAATTCACACCCACATGTGTTATGCCGAGTTTAACGATATCATTCAGTCCCTCGAAATATTTGCCGGCAAAAAACATTTGGGTAAATCCTGATTGCGGATTAAAGACCAGAGACTGGAAGGAAACAAAAAAAAACAATCAAAAATATGATTCATGCAGCAATTCGTATGAGGGAAGCGATTAGCCCTCAATAGAATTGCTGTCGGTTGCTCAGGAGGAAATCACAAGTGGTTTCCTCCTTTTTATGCAAACAAAAATCACTAACATATGGAATTATTAAAATTATT
This is a stretch of genomic DNA from uncultured Draconibacterium sp.. It encodes these proteins:
- the metE gene encoding 5-methyltetrahydropteroyltriglutamate--homocysteine S-methyltransferase; this translates as MLTQNLGFPRIGAQRELKRACEKFWKGISTLEELQETGRQERLKNWKFQQDSGIDIIPSNDFSFYDQVADHIFMFGAIPSRFNKLSSKLKNIDLYFAMCRGYQKDGFDVTPLEMTKWFDTNYHYLVPEFEKNQQFKLNSNKVIDEFNEALKAGIKTKPVLLGPFSFLKLGKEKSTDFNRLDLIHALLPVYIELIGQMENTGIDCIQIDEPCLSGDLSHPEQQLFRAVLTELFGSFPSIKFILTSYFDGIEKQIEWVKCLPLEVLHLDLVRAPKQLDLFLEKIPKFLTLSLGLVDGRNIWANNLQESLEIIQKTAEKIGTDRIILAPSCSLLHVPYNLENENDETNLPLFVKKKMAFAFQKINELVLLKELASDKPSEQVQKKLKNNTLVFKNWSENPAINNSKVREQVSEVQNKWSEIDRKSDFNERIRKQQKKLNLPPFPTTMIGSLPQTTEVRKMRRNFINGDVSKKKYNEFIEAAIKNAVNWQEEVGIDVLVHGEFERNDMVEFFGEQLEGFARTQNGWVQSYGSRGVKPPIIFGDVFRKTPMTVDISKLAQSFTAKPMKGMLTGPVTILQWSFVRNDQSRKNTTIQLGLVIRDEVLNLEKAGLPIIQIDEPALREGLPIKKENQTDYLNWAVKCFKLCSWGVKDETQIHTHMCYAEFNDIIQSLEIFAGKKHLGKS